One Centroberyx gerrardi isolate f3 chromosome 6, fCenGer3.hap1.cur.20231027, whole genome shotgun sequence genomic region harbors:
- the rcbtb2 gene encoding RCC1 and BTB domain-containing protein 2 isoform X1 gives MLDVGKWPVFALLPPEELRLIRQACVFGSAANEALYVTVNDEVFALGTNCSGCLGLGDLQSTIEPRRIDTLCGKKIVSLSYGTGPHVVIATADGEVYAWGHNGYSQLGNGTTNHGLTPALVSTNLLSKRVTEVACGSHHTIALTTDGEVYAWGYNNSGQVGSGSTANQPTPRRVSSCLQNKVVVNIACGQLCSMAVLDNGEIYGWGYNCNGQLGLGNNGNQQTPCRIAALQGVNIVQVACGYAHTLALTDEGFVYAWGANSYGQLGTGNKSNQALPTLINTDKERGLLSFFSRMVEVAACHTSHTSAAKTQSGQVLMWGQCRGQAVASPHLTHFSTTDDVFACFATPAVTWHLLTVDGDDYLTVAQSLKREFDSPEISDLKFLVDGKCIHVHKALLKIRCEHFRALLNETDEESIEIHQFSYLVYRAFLEYLYTDTINLPPEDAIGLLDLATYYRETRLKRLCQETIKRGISEENAITLLSAAVKYEARDLEEFCFKFCVNHLTAVTQTQAFADMDHDLLKNFISKASRYGAFKN, from the exons ATGCTGGACGTGGGGAAGTGGCCAGTGTTTGCACTCTTGCCTCCTGAGGAACTACGGCTTATCCGCCAGGCTTGTGTCTTTGGCAGCGCTGCTAACGAAGCCCTCTATGTCACAGTTAACGACGAG GTCTTTGCTCTGGGCACCAACTGCAGTGGCTGTTTAGGGCTTGGAGACCTTCAAAGCACTATTGAGCCCCGCAGGATTGATACCCTGTGTGGAAAGAAAATTGTGTCCCTAAGCTATGGAACAGGACCACATGTGGTTATCGCTACTGCAG ATGGAGAGGTGTATGCATGGGGCCACAACGGCTACAGCCAACTGGGCAACGGGACCACCAACCACGGCCTGACCCCCGCCCTCGTCTCCACCAACCTCCTGAGCAAGAGAGTGACGGAGGTGGCCTGTGGCTCCCACCACACTATTGCTCTCACAACCGATGGAGAG GTGTACGCATGGGGTTACAACAACTCAGGCCAAGTAGGTTCGGGGTCCACTGCCAACCAGCCCACACCACGGCGGGTCAGCAGCTGTCTACAGAACAAAGTGGTAGTAAACATAGCCTGTGGTCAACTCTGCTCTATGGCCGTACTGGACAACGGAGAG ATCTATGGTTGGGGTTACAATTGCAATGGGCAGCTAGGTTTGGGCAACAATGGAAATCAACAGACTCCATGCAGGATCGCTGCTCTCCAGGGTGTCAACATCGTCCAG GTTGCCTGTGGATATGCACATACATTGGCACTTACAGATGAGGGGTTTGTTTACGCGTGGGGGGCCAACTCATATGGGCAGTTGGGAACCGGCAACAAGAGCAACCAAGCTCTTCCCACCCTAATTAACACTGACAAGGAGAG GGGTTTGTTGTCGTTTTTTTCTAGGATGGTGGAGGTGGCTGCATGTCACACCAGCCACACATCTGCTGCCAAGACCCAGAGTGGGCAGGTCCTGATGTGGGGTCAGTGTCGAGGTCAAGCGGTAGCCAGCCCCCACCTCACCCATTTCAGCACCACAGATGACGTGTTTGCCTGCTTCGCCACACCGGCGGTCACATGGCACCTCCTTACAGTAG ACGGAGATGACTACCTGACTGTGGCCCAGTCACTGAAGAGGGAGTTTGACAGCCCAGAGATTTCAGATCTGAAGTTCTTGGTTGATGGGAAATGCATCCATGTTCACAAAGCCCTGCTCAAAATCAG GTGTGAGCATTTCCGTGCGCTGCTGAATGAAACGGATGAGGAGTCCATAGAAATCCACCAGTTCTCATATCTGGTGTACCGAGCCTTTCTGGAATACCTTTACACAGACACCATTAACTTGCCACCAGAGGATGCTATTG GGCTGCTGGACTTGGCCACATACTACCGAGAGACGAGGCTGAAGAGGCTGTGCCAGGAAACCATCAAGAGAGGCATCTCCGAGGAGAACGCCAttactctgctctctgctgctgtcaaGTACGAGGCGCGG GACCTGGAGGAGTTCTGCTTCAAGTTTTGCGTCAACCACCTCACGGCCGTCACGCAGACCCAGGCCTTCGCCGACATGGACCACGACCTGCTCAAGAACTTCATTAGCAAAGCCAGCCGCTACGGGGCCTTCAAAAATTGA
- the rcbtb2 gene encoding RCC1 and BTB domain-containing protein 2 isoform X2 — MLDVGKWPVFALLPPEELRLIRQACVFGSAANEALYVTVNDEVFALGTNCSGCLGLGDLQSTIEPRRIDTLCGKKIVSLSYGTGPHVVIATADGEVYAWGHNGYSQLGNGTTNHGLTPALVSTNLLSKRVTEVACGSHHTIALTTDGEVYAWGYNNSGQVGSGSTANQPTPRRVSSCLQNKVVVNIACGQLCSMAVLDNGEIYGWGYNCNGQLGLGNNGNQQTPCRIAALQGVNIVQVACGYAHTLALTDEGFVYAWGANSYGQLGTGNKSNQALPTLINTDKERMVEVAACHTSHTSAAKTQSGQVLMWGQCRGQAVASPHLTHFSTTDDVFACFATPAVTWHLLTVDGDDYLTVAQSLKREFDSPEISDLKFLVDGKCIHVHKALLKIRCEHFRALLNETDEESIEIHQFSYLVYRAFLEYLYTDTINLPPEDAIGLLDLATYYRETRLKRLCQETIKRGISEENAITLLSAAVKYEARDLEEFCFKFCVNHLTAVTQTQAFADMDHDLLKNFISKASRYGAFKN; from the exons ATGCTGGACGTGGGGAAGTGGCCAGTGTTTGCACTCTTGCCTCCTGAGGAACTACGGCTTATCCGCCAGGCTTGTGTCTTTGGCAGCGCTGCTAACGAAGCCCTCTATGTCACAGTTAACGACGAG GTCTTTGCTCTGGGCACCAACTGCAGTGGCTGTTTAGGGCTTGGAGACCTTCAAAGCACTATTGAGCCCCGCAGGATTGATACCCTGTGTGGAAAGAAAATTGTGTCCCTAAGCTATGGAACAGGACCACATGTGGTTATCGCTACTGCAG ATGGAGAGGTGTATGCATGGGGCCACAACGGCTACAGCCAACTGGGCAACGGGACCACCAACCACGGCCTGACCCCCGCCCTCGTCTCCACCAACCTCCTGAGCAAGAGAGTGACGGAGGTGGCCTGTGGCTCCCACCACACTATTGCTCTCACAACCGATGGAGAG GTGTACGCATGGGGTTACAACAACTCAGGCCAAGTAGGTTCGGGGTCCACTGCCAACCAGCCCACACCACGGCGGGTCAGCAGCTGTCTACAGAACAAAGTGGTAGTAAACATAGCCTGTGGTCAACTCTGCTCTATGGCCGTACTGGACAACGGAGAG ATCTATGGTTGGGGTTACAATTGCAATGGGCAGCTAGGTTTGGGCAACAATGGAAATCAACAGACTCCATGCAGGATCGCTGCTCTCCAGGGTGTCAACATCGTCCAG GTTGCCTGTGGATATGCACATACATTGGCACTTACAGATGAGGGGTTTGTTTACGCGTGGGGGGCCAACTCATATGGGCAGTTGGGAACCGGCAACAAGAGCAACCAAGCTCTTCCCACCCTAATTAACACTGACAAGGAGAG GATGGTGGAGGTGGCTGCATGTCACACCAGCCACACATCTGCTGCCAAGACCCAGAGTGGGCAGGTCCTGATGTGGGGTCAGTGTCGAGGTCAAGCGGTAGCCAGCCCCCACCTCACCCATTTCAGCACCACAGATGACGTGTTTGCCTGCTTCGCCACACCGGCGGTCACATGGCACCTCCTTACAGTAG ACGGAGATGACTACCTGACTGTGGCCCAGTCACTGAAGAGGGAGTTTGACAGCCCAGAGATTTCAGATCTGAAGTTCTTGGTTGATGGGAAATGCATCCATGTTCACAAAGCCCTGCTCAAAATCAG GTGTGAGCATTTCCGTGCGCTGCTGAATGAAACGGATGAGGAGTCCATAGAAATCCACCAGTTCTCATATCTGGTGTACCGAGCCTTTCTGGAATACCTTTACACAGACACCATTAACTTGCCACCAGAGGATGCTATTG GGCTGCTGGACTTGGCCACATACTACCGAGAGACGAGGCTGAAGAGGCTGTGCCAGGAAACCATCAAGAGAGGCATCTCCGAGGAGAACGCCAttactctgctctctgctgctgtcaaGTACGAGGCGCGG GACCTGGAGGAGTTCTGCTTCAAGTTTTGCGTCAACCACCTCACGGCCGTCACGCAGACCCAGGCCTTCGCCGACATGGACCACGACCTGCTCAAGAACTTCATTAGCAAAGCCAGCCGCTACGGGGCCTTCAAAAATTGA
- the rcbtb2 gene encoding RCC1 and BTB domain-containing protein 2 isoform X3 yields MLDVGKWPVFALLPPEELRLIRQACVFGSAANEALYVTVNDEVFALGTNCSGCLGLGDLQSTIEPRRIDTLCGKKIVSLSYGTGPHVVIATADGEVYAWGHNGYSQLGNGTTNHGLTPALVSTNLLSKRVTEVACGSHHTIALTTDGEVYAWGYNNSGQVGSGSTANQPTPRRVSSCLQNKVVVNIACGQLCSMAVLDNGEIYGWGYNCNGQLGLGNNGNQQTPCRIAALQGVNIVQVACGYAHTLALTDEGFVYAWGANSYGQLGTGNKSNQALPTLINTDKERGLLSFFSRMVEVAACHTSHTSAAKTQSGQVLMWGQCRGQAVASPHLTHFSTTDDVFACFATPAVTWHLLTVDGDDYLTVAQSLKREFDSPEISDLKFLVDGKCIHVHKALLKIRCEHFRALLNETDEESIEIHQFSYLVYRAFLEYLYTDTINLPPEDAIGLLDLATYYRETRLKRLCQETIKRGISEENAITLLSAAVKYEARH; encoded by the exons ATGCTGGACGTGGGGAAGTGGCCAGTGTTTGCACTCTTGCCTCCTGAGGAACTACGGCTTATCCGCCAGGCTTGTGTCTTTGGCAGCGCTGCTAACGAAGCCCTCTATGTCACAGTTAACGACGAG GTCTTTGCTCTGGGCACCAACTGCAGTGGCTGTTTAGGGCTTGGAGACCTTCAAAGCACTATTGAGCCCCGCAGGATTGATACCCTGTGTGGAAAGAAAATTGTGTCCCTAAGCTATGGAACAGGACCACATGTGGTTATCGCTACTGCAG ATGGAGAGGTGTATGCATGGGGCCACAACGGCTACAGCCAACTGGGCAACGGGACCACCAACCACGGCCTGACCCCCGCCCTCGTCTCCACCAACCTCCTGAGCAAGAGAGTGACGGAGGTGGCCTGTGGCTCCCACCACACTATTGCTCTCACAACCGATGGAGAG GTGTACGCATGGGGTTACAACAACTCAGGCCAAGTAGGTTCGGGGTCCACTGCCAACCAGCCCACACCACGGCGGGTCAGCAGCTGTCTACAGAACAAAGTGGTAGTAAACATAGCCTGTGGTCAACTCTGCTCTATGGCCGTACTGGACAACGGAGAG ATCTATGGTTGGGGTTACAATTGCAATGGGCAGCTAGGTTTGGGCAACAATGGAAATCAACAGACTCCATGCAGGATCGCTGCTCTCCAGGGTGTCAACATCGTCCAG GTTGCCTGTGGATATGCACATACATTGGCACTTACAGATGAGGGGTTTGTTTACGCGTGGGGGGCCAACTCATATGGGCAGTTGGGAACCGGCAACAAGAGCAACCAAGCTCTTCCCACCCTAATTAACACTGACAAGGAGAG GGGTTTGTTGTCGTTTTTTTCTAGGATGGTGGAGGTGGCTGCATGTCACACCAGCCACACATCTGCTGCCAAGACCCAGAGTGGGCAGGTCCTGATGTGGGGTCAGTGTCGAGGTCAAGCGGTAGCCAGCCCCCACCTCACCCATTTCAGCACCACAGATGACGTGTTTGCCTGCTTCGCCACACCGGCGGTCACATGGCACCTCCTTACAGTAG ACGGAGATGACTACCTGACTGTGGCCCAGTCACTGAAGAGGGAGTTTGACAGCCCAGAGATTTCAGATCTGAAGTTCTTGGTTGATGGGAAATGCATCCATGTTCACAAAGCCCTGCTCAAAATCAG GTGTGAGCATTTCCGTGCGCTGCTGAATGAAACGGATGAGGAGTCCATAGAAATCCACCAGTTCTCATATCTGGTGTACCGAGCCTTTCTGGAATACCTTTACACAGACACCATTAACTTGCCACCAGAGGATGCTATTG GGCTGCTGGACTTGGCCACATACTACCGAGAGACGAGGCTGAAGAGGCTGTGCCAGGAAACCATCAAGAGAGGCATCTCCGAGGAGAACGCCAttactctgctctctgctgctgtcaaGTACGAGGCGCGG CATTGA